The Candidatus Zixiibacteriota bacterium sequence GCGATATCTCCGATTTTCTGTGGGGAATGCCACTGGCGATAATTCTCCTTTTGACCGGCCTGATTTTTACAATTATCCTCAAATTCGTTCAGTTCCGTGGTTTCAAACACGGTATCGAATTGATATCCGGTAAATACGATCAGCCCGAGCACGAGGGCGCGATAACTCATTTTCAAGCACTTTCGGCGGCCCTTTCAGCAACCATCGGCACCGGCAATATCGCCGGCGTGGCGACCGCTTTGTACTGGGGCGGTCCGGGTGCGATCTTCTGGATGTGGCTGACGGCGCTGTTCGGAATGTCGATCAAGTTCGTCACCTGTACTCTTGCTCAGAGATACCGCAAGATTGATCCGGACGGCAATGTGCGTGGCGGTCCGATGTATTACATGGAGCTCGGTCTCGGGCGGGGAGCTAAATGGCTGGCGGTGATGTTTGCGCTTTTCACCGCGGTTGCCGCCTTTGGAACCGGAAATATGACGCAGGCAAATTCGGTCGCCAATGCATTTTCAGGATTGGTACTGGGGCCCAAGGCCCAGGGCGACCTGTGGCTAAAGCTCGTATTCGGAGTGGTCATTGCTTTTCTGGTTGGACTGGTGATCATCGGCGGAATCCGCCGGATCGGCCAGGTTGCCTCGAAAGTCGTTCCTCTGATGAGCGTTTTCTATGTCGGGGGCGCGTTGTTCATTATTCTCTCCAACCTGGAGTCAGCGGGGGCTGGAATCGAGCTGATCTTCAAATCAGCTTTCTATCCCGATGCTGTCTCGGGCGGAATGGCTGGATCGGCTTTCATGATCGCTCTCAGGTACGGTGTCGCGCGCGGTATCTTTTCCAACGAAGCCGGGCTGGGAACCGCCCCAATGGCGCACGCGGCCGCCAAGACCGATCAGCCGGTTCGTGAGGGACTGGTGGCAATGCTGGGGCCGTTTATCGATACGATCCTGATCTGTACCATGACCGCACTGGTGATCATAATCTCCGGAAGCTGGACAGCCGTTGAAGGGGCCGAAATGACCTCGCTGGCGTTTGAGAAAAGCCTGCCAGGATTCGGTCATTTTATTGTCTCGATCGGTCTGATTTTTTTCGCTTTCTCGACACTGATAAGCTGGTCGTATTACGGC is a genomic window containing:
- a CDS encoding amino acid carrier protein, producing MGIIEQINSVLGDISDFLWGMPLAIILLLTGLIFTIILKFVQFRGFKHGIELISGKYDQPEHEGAITHFQALSAALSATIGTGNIAGVATALYWGGPGAIFWMWLTALFGMSIKFVTCTLAQRYRKIDPDGNVRGGPMYYMELGLGRGAKWLAVMFALFTAVAAFGTGNMTQANSVANAFSGLVLGPKAQGDLWLKLVFGVVIAFLVGLVIIGGIRRIGQVASKVVPLMSVFYVGGALFIILSNLESAGAGIELIFKSAFYPDAVSGGMAGSAFMIALRYGVARGIFSNEAGLGTAPMAHAAAKTDQPVREGLVAMLGPFIDTILICTMTALVIIISGSWTAVEGAEMTSLAFEKSLPGFGHFIVSIGLIFFAFSTLISWSYYGEKGVEYLFGRGSTTIYKWIFLIFIPIGASIKIELVWNLSDIGNALMAAPNLIAILLLSPVIVRMTNKYFKWLKDSRKKG